TTCAATTTGCAGATTTAAACCATGATAAAGTAAATGACCTATTTGTAAATATTCCTACTGGGGGAAGCGAGGGTATATCAACAAACTATATCTATTCACTAAGGAATTTCACATTAACAAATGTAACTGTTCCAGAGCCCTTAGAAATAGATAGCAGCTTTGAAAATAGGTATAAAGCAAAAATTAAAATAGAACAAACAAATAAGGAATATTTATTTAACTTAAAGGATCGAAAAAAATACTATGAGAAACTTGGAGTTTTTTATAAAGGAAAATTAAATGAGCCAACTGAGTTAAAGGTTAATTCCTTCAGCGACATGAAACCAATTCTTTTAAAAGGAGAAGAAAAGGGCTTAACAGGCATTCAACGAATCACAGGAGCCGCAAATGCGGATATAATCGCATATGTTGAATCGTCCTGGAAATATGTGAATGGACAATGGAAATTAGTTAAGACAGAAGTTCTCCAAGATGTCGAGATTGAAAAGTAGGCAATTGACACGCATTGCGGGCAGCCCCATATACTATATTAGGCATAGTAATGTATGAAAGGGGTAATATACGATGAGTGTCTTTATTCCTTCAAAATTAACCGTAGTTTTCCATGCACCTGCAACGAAATTTCGCCCTATTGAGGGAAGAAAATATACATTAACTCATTCAGATTCCACTGGGCAATTATTTCTTAGTATTGGCAAAGAGTACACCTATGGTAATCTAAACCCTCAGGTTCGGGATGAGGTAGTTGCTGAATGGGTCCCAAAAATGGGGGAGTATGTTTTATGGGGCAGGGTATATGTAAGTGGGGGCGAGTTTGATGAGAAATATGCAAAAGTCCGTTTTCTAATTTTTCAAAAGGAAATGGATCTTGCCTTAAAAGCCATCATTTATGGAGATCAAACCTTTTATACTTGTTTTCCCTGGCTTTTAGATTCACCAATTTATATTCAATTTGATTCAATCTATCCACAATATAACAAAATCATCTATATGGGTACACCTCGCCAATATCTAGTTTCTGCCAGCCAACAAACGATTTCTTAAACACAGGATATCCTGTGTTTTTTCTAAGTGAAGAATAGGACGAGCTAACTGAAACGATCTGGGCCATTCAATTCAAAAACTTTTTTTATCCAATTTTAGGTTGTATAGGAACCTTTAAAAAGGGGGGAGATTCCGTATTTTTACATAGAAAAAAAGCTTTTAAAGTAGATTTATTTTATGAAGGAATATTTTTTGAAGATTTAAGTTTTGTTTTCTTCGTAGATTATCATAATTATATTATGTTAACTAAATGATCGGATTATCTTTTAGTTAAAGCACAGTTTTTATTGGAGATATTCATATCAAGAATAAAGGAGCATTATTCATTGAAAATTCGAGGGTTTCAGGCTAATGACATTCAACAGATTGTTTCACTTTTCTTTGACACCGTACACTCGGTAAATGCACGTGATTATACACCTGAGCAGCTTGATGTATGGGCAGCAAAAGATGAATTAGATGATAAACTGAAAAGTTGGAAGGCATCAATGGAGCAAAATATCACATATATAGCCGAATTAAACGGCACAATCATCGGATTTAGCGATATGACCCATGATGGGCATTTAGATCGACTATATATTCACAAGGATTTCCAAAGCCAGGGAATTGCTACTAAATTAGTAAATTTACTTGTAACTAAAGCCGGAAAACTTGGAATGGATTACATAGACACATATGCGAGCATAACAGCAAAGCCTTTTTTTGAACATCACGGATTTATTGTAATTCAGCAGCAAAAAGTAGAACTTCGGGGCGTTTCGTTAATTAATTATAAGATGGTGAAAAAATTATTTTAATTCTGAAAGCAAATAAATTTTCACCCATCGAAAAAAATGATTCTGTCTCACTATCTTAAGTAAACTTAGGAATTGAGACTGATTTTATTTCGTTTAGTTTAGGTTCCTAGAATATATATTATGTCGGGGGCGTTGGATGAAAGTTAACTTAACACCTCCATTAATCTATCCTATTCCGGTAGTTTTGATCTTTAACATTATTTAGATCAATGAACCTTATGCTGTATTCAATCACATCATTAATAAACAATTTATGGTCTTTAGCAAATTGTTTTACTTTTTCTAATAAATCCTTATCATATGTTGTTTTATACTGAACACGATCTTTGGGCCTGTTTTCTTTTTTGAATTGAATAGTACCGTCATCCAATACTTTTCTTAAACCGGTTTCCATTAGATAATTAGGGTATGTATTATGATTTTCTGCAAGTTGATTCAGTTCCAGAAGTATTGATTTGCTAATATTCGTTCTAAATTTCACACGAGACTCATCTGTAACATTTACAAGTTTATTATTTACGCTTTTCCACATTGTGAATCTCCTTAAATTTTTTTTAAAATAGTGATAGTTGCCCAGTAACTCTTTGAGTCATACGTTCTCTTTTGTGGGAAATAAAATCCCCATTACAATTTTTATAAATTACTTCTGAAAGTATGACAATATCTTTTTTTCCTTTTACCCAAACTCTGTAGACATTACTGCCAGTTTTAGTTTTTTCCGAAGTAATTTCTGATTTAAGGCTCCATGATTGGAAAACCGAAAGTAATCCATTTGCAAACTTAATACTCGCAGTTGTTACGTTCATTACATATCCCCTATCCTGAACCCATCCATCACCATCTATAACGCCACGAATAAATGATGGCAAAAATTCTTTGGGGACATCCGGAAAAGGAACTATGTGGGATTTTTTTGTAGTGATTCCGAGGACGGATAGATCATTTATGATTTTTAATGAATTTATCATAATCGTTGGAGTAGTTCTAGTTTTTCCAGGCTTAATTAATGAGAAATCAAGATCCATATATCTTGAAATTGCTTTTAAAATTGGTATATCTTTCTGTGTAATTGATAGATATCGAACACTTTTACGATCACTAATGTACCCATCTGTAATAACCAGACCTAAAACCCATGCCATTTCATGACTCCAAGTTAGAAAGAAATCTTCATTTACTTTATGTTTACGTGGTGTAGATCGATTGGTTTCAATACCATGTTTATTTAAGAGCTTTCGGATCCCTCGATCTGTTATTTCTGTGATTGCTGCCATTTCTTTGTATGGTATACCTTGATTATACAATTGAATAATCTGATTATCGGTTATATTTGGATTTCGAGCCATTTTTATCGACCTCCTCTCAGAATTTATTAAATACTATTCTTACTTTCATTATAAGAACATTCGTTTGTAATTTCAAGATATCTCTTTAATCAAGGTACAGAAACTCATCTTTGATAGAATCCTCTATTTGGCTATGTTTTTCCCAGGTCATATCACATATATACCTTGTAAAACAATTGGCTTCTCACGCCCTTTTTGAGTTCCTAGTCCTGTTTGTTTTCCCCACTTAACCTTTTTCCATCATGAATTCTGAAGTCTTGATTTACTGTGTAATTTACATGAGTAGTCTCTTTATAATATGAAGGATCATTGGTAAGGAACATGAGCCAACCTTCTTTACTGTTAAATTCCTCCAAACAAGTGATCTTAACAATATTTAGAACAACAATTGTTTAAGAGGATTGCATTTGACTGAAAAATGTTATAAAAATAGGCTCTTTTCTTAAACTTTGTTGCTAGTTGAAACTAAATTAGAATGGGATTCAAGTTTACCGATGAAAACCGTAGGAAGTTTTTAAGAAAAGAGCACGATACTATTGTTATTTCGGGTTTTTAGGCTAGGTACGAAAAACAACAATCTATGCGAAAACAGCCTAAAAATAAAAAAGCGGAAGCTTTAAAACTCCCACTATTCATATAACGTTTATTATGTCATTTTAGTTTTTAGTTTTTCATTAAATGTTTCCACACACCACATGGCTTGAGTGTTGGTCGCAGACATATTGATGTAGTGGTGTTTACCTATTATATTTATTAATTAATCAAAAATTGCTCCCGTTTATTAAATACAATTTTTCTATTGAATAGTATCGTTGTACTGTGCAGCTAATGAATTTGTTATGTTATTTCTTCCACTAAAATGACCCCAATAGTAAGTCCACTTTTTTACACTCTAGTTATATACGGGAATTAATCAATTCACTCTCTGCTTTTCATCCCTTCTGCTAATGCATTAGAATTCAAATCTTTTTCTTCATAAGATTATCAATGATGTTGTAATAGACCTCTTCATTTCGATTTAAAAGTAACCTGAACTTCTTCCATTTTAATTTTAAAGCCACCAATTCCTTTGATTTGTTTTTTCGTTTAAGCAAACTTCTCCCCTAAGGCCGCAATCTTACGATGTTATTCATATTTTTGTAATAGTAGTATTAGGTCTTCTTGTAATTCTTTTACATTCAAAATACTAATATTATGGATGAATGTATAAAACATCATTTTGTTATAAGTCTGAAAATATACCAATCTGGAATTATCAATCTGTCTACATATATGGAACAGCTAATTATCCATAATATTCCACAGAATAAAATTTTATTGCTTAGAGAAACTTAATAACAAATATTTTTAAAGGTGATGGGTAGCTTGTTTCCTAAAAAGCCAAGGCAAAAAAGTAAAAGTGAACCATTGTCTTCTAAAATTCCTCTAACAGATGAGTTATTAAAGAAATCTCTTGCCAACATGGAAGACTTAGAAATAATAGCCCTTAATACCAACATAGGAACAGTATTTCTCTATTACATAAAAACACTTATTGATAATGAAAGATTAAATGAAGTGATTGTGGAGCCTCTAAATCACTGTTCTAAGGATCAAATTGCTAAATGCCTTATGAACGCAAAAATAGAAAAACTATCAAATCTTGAAGAGGCTGAGAAGAAAATAGTTCAAGGATCTATTTTATTGTACGACCCAACTCAAAACCATTGGTTTGCCACTCTTTTAGAGACGCCTCTCAGCCGTTCCATAGAACCACCTGAAACCGAAACAGTGATTTATGGGGCAAAAGACAGCTTTGTAGAACAAATCGACCAAAATATAACAATGATTCGCCAACGTCTCCCAGTTACTGCTTTAAAAACAGAAACTTTTAATATCGGATCTTTAAGTCGAACAAAAGTTGTAATGATGTATATTGAAGATATAACTAATCCAGAGTTTATCACTATTGCAAGGGAGAAAATTAAGGCAATTGATTTTGACCAATTCCTTGACTCCTCCCAAGTTGCGGCTTTTATGGAAGATCATAAAAATACCCCCTTTCCACAATTTCTGGAAACCGAACGACCAGACGCATGTTCCAACTCACTCGCATTAGGGAAGATAGTATTTTTAGTGGATAAAACGGCCTACGGACTTGTTGGTCCAATAAATTTCTTCCATCTTTTTCAGTCACCTGAAGATTATTTTCTTCGCTGGATTATTGCAAGCTTTTTAAGGTGTATTCGATTTTCAAGCTTTTTTCTTGCTCTGACATTAGTACCATTATATGTTGCGATTACAACACATAATTATGAAATACTTCCACTTCAAATTTTATATGTGTTATTAGAAACGAGAAGTAAACTCCCATTTACACCTTTTTGGGAAGCAACACTAATGTTAATTACTTTAGAAATTATTAAAGAAGCCAGCTTACGAATGCCAACAAAATCTGGCCAAATTTTAGGAGTTATTGGTGGCATTGTTATCGGTCAAGCGACTGTCCAAGCAGGCTTTGTCAGCAATGTTTTTATTGTATTAGTGGGTATCTCAGCAATTGCCTCTTTTTTGGTTCCAAATTATTTAATGACAAAAATAATAACACTTTTACAATTTTTTCTTCTTGTATTATCATCATTACTTGGTATTCCTGGAATTGTTCTTGGGATGATTATCATTATTGCTCATTTGGTGGGACTAACTTCTTTAAAGCAACCCTATTTCGCTCCCATTACGCCCCTTTATCTCAAAGACTGGAATGACCTTTTTATTCGGGGCCCCCTTACGTCGATCAAAGAACGGCCAAGTTTTTTAAGTCCCTTACAAAGATGGCGCATCAAAAAAAGAAGGTGATTCCTATTAAACCCTTACAACTATTTGAAAAATCTCCAGACAAAAGCGGCCCCTATCTTATTTTTTTGGTCAATCGAATACAAGTCCTTTATATGCCTTTAATATTCCAAAAGTATTTAATTCACCCCTATATGATTATAGTGATTATAGGTATCGGGTTTGTATCTCAATTAAACCTTTTTATTTTGTCTAAATGCTGGAAATCTAGGTTTCTTAAGGATGGCGCTGAGGGAATTAGCAAACTTTTCGGAAAGAGAATGATTCGTTTATATGCTTTTATTGGTCTCTTCTTTATTTTTATGAAAATGGCTATCTTCACAATAGGGTATTCTGATATTATGCATCAATATATCTTTCCATCTATAAACAATAATTGGCTAATTTTATTCATTTTTCTTACGAGTTTATATCTTGCATCAAAAGGAATGGAGAAAACATTCCAGTTTGTAGTAATCGTCATGCTTAGCACATTTTGGATCATTTTTGTCTTTATTCCATTTCTTTTTGCACCTATGTCATCCATTCACGATTTATATCCATTGATCCCCAATGATCCTTCCTTGTTTTCTTGGAAAGGAGTTCTCCTTATATGGTCCTCACTGTCAGGACCTGAGTACCTCATTTTTTTGAAGCCATGGTTAACGCATGATAAGAGACAATTCATGTATTTTACGATAGGAAATATGATTTCTGTCCTTGAATACCTTCTTTTGTTCATTGCAGCCATTTTATTTTTCGGGTCCAATTATTTAAGTAAAACCTTGTATCCTACAATTGATATGATCAAGTATCTTCAATCCCCTGTTTTTGAGCGAATGGAAATCATTGTCATTTCCGTTTATTTGTTTTATATCGTATTTGCTTTAGCTCTATTTTTACTTTTCTTTTACGGCCTGTCCCGTTTAGCACTTGCAAAATGGAATCTCCAAACAACCAGAAAGGGGTATCTGTTTTGCGCTGCAGTCATTCTTTCGAGCTTTTTAATATTCTATAACTTTTTATGGAAATTTTCATATAAAGGCTTTTGGGGGTTGGACTTAGAAATCGCGTTAAGTTCCTTGAGTTATCTTATTATTCCGATCATCCTCTGGATTGCCATTAAACGAAAGGAGGACGTTTAATGAAAGGATATAAACCAACTAGTCTTTTATTTGTTTTTTGCTTTTTAATAGTGATGTCAGGATGTAGTCCCTATACTGAAAATAACATAGTTGAGGAAATTGCACCTGTAATCTTCTGGTCGATTAAAAATGATCCAAATGGTCAATTATCAATTACGACATTAGTTCCTCCATTAATAAAAGAAACAAAACAAACCTTTACTTTAAAGGTTGATCTTATCAAACAAGGAGGTAAGGAATTTAATTTAAAGTATTATCGAGAACTTAAAACAGGACAGCTTCGAATGTTGTTTATCAATAAGGAGTTGGCTTTTAAAGGTATTAGAACACTAATCAACACACTTTTTACGGACCCAGACGTTTCGTCTCGCCTGTATATTGTAATTGTAGATGGCGACTTTGAAGCCTATTTAAAAAATCAATTAAGCAAACAACCATCTCTTGATTATTTTCTATATCGAATGTTAAAGCACTACGAAAAGTATAATCAAGGGGACATGAGTATTGTGAATCTTCATGAGTTTATGAAACAGTTGTATTCTCCTTTTCAGGATCCAATTTTACCTGTTTTTAAAGCAGATAAGAACAACTTTACTTATGAAGGAACCGCACTTTTTCATGGGGATAAATTAAAAACAACTATAAATAATATGGATGACCAAATTTTTCAGCTTCTTGGTAATGATCGCTACGTAAAGCTCCTTGCCTTACCAAAGCAAAAGCTCGTTTTAGGCCGAGTTCGTTCAAAGGTAGAATTTCGATTAGATCAGACTACTAAAGTTTTACATGTTACAGATCAAATCAACGGTAGGCTTGAGGAATATCAAGGAAACAAAAATTTACTTAACCAAAGTGAATTGTCTTCACTTAATAAAGAAGTTGAAGTGTATTTAGAACATGAAACAACGGAGTTATTAAAAAATATGCAAAAGGAAAAAGTAGATCCCCTCCAAATTGGTCTACTGACCACATCACCTTTTTTTGAGAGAATGACAAGTAAAGAATGGAAAGATCAGTGGGAAAACATCAAATTGGATGTCCATTTCTCACTAAAGATACAACCTGTAACAACTGGGAACAAAATGTAAACAAACATTTTAAAAAATCTTTGGAATCTTATTAAAAAAACTAGTTATATCTTAAAACTTCTAATTAAACTTTTCTGTCTTTTTCTTCATTAACAATGGGGCAATGTCCTCTTGAACTGTTGCCCCCCCGTTACTAGAAGAAGGAATTAGATTATTCCTCTTATCTCTTCCCAACCATAAACAAGTTCTTTTAGTTTCTTTCCCATAATTTTTGTCTCAACACTTTCAATCTTTTTTGCTCCTAGTGACTCGTAAAAAAGTTTGGAGCTGTTCTCCTCTAACACTAACACTAGCATCGAATATATATCTTCTTCTACTAAGTCTTCAATAATCGGTTTAAGTAACAATTTACCCAGCCCTTTTCGTTGGTGCTCTTTCAATATATAAATCGCATACAATTCGCCTTAAAAATCAGGGTAATTCCCTGTTCTTTCTTTGCCACCATTAGAGAACCCGATAATTTCGCCATCAGCAGTTTCAGCGACGTATACGACTTTATTTGTAATTATGTCGTTCCATTTTTGTTTTCTACTCTCATACGTCATTTTTTCTAAACACTCATCTGGAACAATATTTTTATACGTTGTTTTTCAACTATCGACTTGTACTTTTGCAACAGCTTTAGCGTCATCTAGTTTTGCTTTTCTAATCTTCATACCACACCTCAATCCGTTTATAACTTCTTCCACTAAACTGCTCCGTTAGTTGAAGTACTTAATATTTAAAATATTTTCTATATCTTAGCATAAATAAAAATATGAAACGCTCTGATAATAAATTATTCTACAATTACTCTCACAAAAACGAGGCCAACCAGAAATAACTGGTTTATTTTAGTAAGTCTTTAATAATCAAAATTACTTGCTGCGCAGTATGTGTCTATTTAAAAATTAACAAAAAGGTACTTGAAGAGGCATTCCAATGAGCAAAAGAAGAATTAAATATACAAAAGGTGAATATATAACCGCTGCAATTATTTTGTTGATATTAGCATTAATTCAATACCTCATTATTTTATCATTTATTGCATTAGGAGCTATATTAATAGGAACATACCGATACCTTCTCTATTTAAAGAAGATCAAATTTTCTGGTTAAACTACAATGTGTTATGTTCAAATCTATTTGAACATAACACCCAAGGATGCAGCCTCATAATTCCTTATCCCGTCCCTATAATTATAGGAAGTGAATGAAAAGTCGAGTTTTCGCAAAATCTAATATATATTATGTAAACTAGAAAATTGGATTTTCGGGACGATTAGTTTAGTTATTGGTTCATCCCTATTTATTATCGTTCTCCTTTCAGCTCTCCAATAATTTATAGGTATGGGAAATAATTTATTTTTTATGCTCTCATATTTCTTACTTTAGACAACTTTTCTTTAATAATCGTTTTATTTATATCAATTATGTGTGTTTATAAGTTTTATTTGAACCGTCCCATAAATTCATGTTATTAGCTAATTTTATTTGTTTTGTGTTCTAATTAATGTAAACAAGACAATTATTATAATTGTAAGAAGATTACACTTGCCTCTGAAATGACACTTAAATAAAAAAGGCTGGAGTCTAATCTCCCGCCCAATTGAGATGTTATAATTTCCGCCAACAGAACATAGTAAACTCTTATATTGCCATAATTTTTCTGATTCAAGAGCGATAATTCGGTTCATTTCATTTGAAACTATCATACAAAATCCACTACTATATAACGTTTGCTTTTATCGCTAGACTTTCTTAATGAACTTGCTCCATTGAGAGACTATGCACTCTTAAATAGAACTTTAGAACGTCTTCCAACGCCAGAAGGGGAACTGGCCCAACCAATTCAGTATCGATTACAGAAACCCCGAAAGCACTTGCCTCTGATTTAATCGTTTCAAATACGCGATGAATAGGTGTTTTCGTATAATTTGTCAAGTTCATTGAAACTTGAATTGCGTTTTTCTCAGGGATTTCAAGCGCCATTGCACGGACACATTGGTATCCACCAGTAGCTCCACGGACTGCCTTCACAATTTTCTTACCAATTTCTAAATTTGTTGTATTAAGATTCACGTTGAAAGCGATTAATGGAAAACGTGTACCGGTTACAGTTGCTCCACTCTTTGAATTGAACTCATGTGGACCTTCATCTGGAATCCAGTTAGGATCTTGCATCTTTTCTGGAAGTGCTTCGTACTCACCACGGCGAATGTCAACAAGGTTTTTTCTATCAGGTCTTGTTGCAGCATCTTCATAGTAGAATACCGGAACACCAAGAGAACCTAAATATTTACCAAACTCTTTTGAGATAGCAATAGCCTCTTCTGCCGTAACGTCCTTCATTGGAATGAATGGGCAAACATCAAGAGCTCCTTGACGAGGATGTCTTCCCTTATGAACAGACATGTCAATAAGTTCAATCGCTTTTTTCGCAAAGCGTTTCGCTGATTCTAGAACAGCTTCTGGCTCACCGTAGAAAGTGAAAACGGAACGATTGTGATCTTTATCCGAGTTTACTTCAATAAGTGTTACATCGCCCTTTTCCATTAGTGCATCCTTAATAGCATTGATCTTTACTGTATCAGTACCTTCACTGATATTAAATTCGCCTAATAATGTTTTCATCTTATTTACCCTCTATTTCCGATAGATAGTTTTCAAAATAATTAATTTGCTCA
The Neobacillus sp. PS3-40 genome window above contains:
- a CDS encoding staygreen family protein — translated: MSVFIPSKLTVVFHAPATKFRPIEGRKYTLTHSDSTGQLFLSIGKEYTYGNLNPQVRDEVVAEWVPKMGEYVLWGRVYVSGGEFDEKYAKVRFLIFQKEMDLALKAIIYGDQTFYTCFPWLLDSPIYIQFDSIYPQYNKIIYMGTPRQYLVSASQQTIS
- a CDS encoding GNAT family N-acetyltransferase — protein: MKIRGFQANDIQQIVSLFFDTVHSVNARDYTPEQLDVWAAKDELDDKLKSWKASMEQNITYIAELNGTIIGFSDMTHDGHLDRLYIHKDFQSQGIATKLVNLLVTKAGKLGMDYIDTYASITAKPFFEHHGFIVIQQQKVELRGVSLINYKMVKKLF
- a CDS encoding rRNA methyltransferase yields the protein MWKSVNNKLVNVTDESRVKFRTNISKSILLELNQLAENHNTYPNYLMETGLRKVLDDGTIQFKKENRPKDRVQYKTTYDKDLLEKVKQFAKDHKLFINDVIEYSIRFIDLNNVKDQNYRNRID
- a CDS encoding LAGLIDADG family homing endonuclease; this encodes MARNPNITDNQIIQLYNQGIPYKEMAAITEITDRGIRKLLNKHGIETNRSTPRKHKVNEDFFLTWSHEMAWVLGLVITDGYISDRKSVRYLSITQKDIPILKAISRYMDLDFSLIKPGKTRTTPTIMINSLKIINDLSVLGITTKKSHIVPFPDVPKEFLPSFIRGVIDGDGWVQDRGYVMNVTTASIKFANGLLSVFQSWSLKSEITSEKTKTGSNVYRVWVKGKKDIVILSEVIYKNCNGDFISHKRERMTQRVTGQLSLF
- a CDS encoding spore germination protein; the encoded protein is MGSLFPKKPRQKSKSEPLSSKIPLTDELLKKSLANMEDLEIIALNTNIGTVFLYYIKTLIDNERLNEVIVEPLNHCSKDQIAKCLMNAKIEKLSNLEEAEKKIVQGSILLYDPTQNHWFATLLETPLSRSIEPPETETVIYGAKDSFVEQIDQNITMIRQRLPVTALKTETFNIGSLSRTKVVMMYIEDITNPEFITIAREKIKAIDFDQFLDSSQVAAFMEDHKNTPFPQFLETERPDACSNSLALGKIVFLVDKTAYGLVGPINFFHLFQSPEDYFLRWIIASFLRCIRFSSFFLALTLVPLYVAITTHNYEILPLQILYVLLETRSKLPFTPFWEATLMLITLEIIKEASLRMPTKSGQILGVIGGIVIGQATVQAGFVSNVFIVLVGISAIASFLVPNYLMTKIITLLQFFLLVLSSLLGIPGIVLGMIIIIAHLVGLTSLKQPYFAPITPLYLKDWNDLFIRGPLTSIKERPSFLSPLQRWRIKKRR
- a CDS encoding GerAB/ArcD/ProY family transporter, with protein sequence MIIVIIGIGFVSQLNLFILSKCWKSRFLKDGAEGISKLFGKRMIRLYAFIGLFFIFMKMAIFTIGYSDIMHQYIFPSINNNWLILFIFLTSLYLASKGMEKTFQFVVIVMLSTFWIIFVFIPFLFAPMSSIHDLYPLIPNDPSLFSWKGVLLIWSSLSGPEYLIFLKPWLTHDKRQFMYFTIGNMISVLEYLLLFIAAILFFGSNYLSKTLYPTIDMIKYLQSPVFERMEIIVISVYLFYIVFALALFLLFFYGLSRLALAKWNLQTTRKGYLFCAAVILSSFLIFYNFLWKFSYKGFWGLDLEIALSSLSYLIIPIILWIAIKRKEDV
- a CDS encoding Ger(x)C family spore germination protein, yielding MKGYKPTSLLFVFCFLIVMSGCSPYTENNIVEEIAPVIFWSIKNDPNGQLSITTLVPPLIKETKQTFTLKVDLIKQGGKEFNLKYYRELKTGQLRMLFINKELAFKGIRTLINTLFTDPDVSSRLYIVIVDGDFEAYLKNQLSKQPSLDYFLYRMLKHYEKYNQGDMSIVNLHEFMKQLYSPFQDPILPVFKADKNNFTYEGTALFHGDKLKTTINNMDDQIFQLLGNDRYVKLLALPKQKLVLGRVRSKVEFRLDQTTKVLHVTDQINGRLEEYQGNKNLLNQSELSSLNKEVEVYLEHETTELLKNMQKEKVDPLQIGLLTTSPFFERMTSKEWKDQWENIKLDVHFSLKIQPVTTGNKM
- the ftcD gene encoding glutamate formimidoyltransferase codes for the protein MKTLLGEFNISEGTDTVKINAIKDALMEKGDVTLIEVNSDKDHNRSVFTFYGEPEAVLESAKRFAKKAIELIDMSVHKGRHPRQGALDVCPFIPMKDVTAEEAIAISKEFGKYLGSLGVPVFYYEDAATRPDRKNLVDIRRGEYEALPEKMQDPNWIPDEGPHEFNSKSGATVTGTRFPLIAFNVNLNTTNLEIGKKIVKAVRGATGGYQCVRAMALEIPEKNAIQVSMNLTNYTKTPIHRVFETIKSEASAFGVSVIDTELVGPVPLLALEDVLKFYLRVHSLSMEQVH